Proteins encoded in a region of the Anopheles aquasalis chromosome 2, idAnoAquaMG_Q_19, whole genome shotgun sequence genome:
- the LOC126580755 gene encoding apyrase-like, producing the protein MSSRRCCWLLVFAVCPLFAVLSEAAGLVKVSDTEPPVFPVTIIHVNDFHARFEETNERSTRCKADEGERCIGGYARIVSRVKSLRQEYADRNPIYLNAGDNFQGTLWYTLLRWNVTAHFLNLLPADVMTLGNHEFEHGIGGLVPFLDVIESPIVVANIDDREEPTIQGKYQKSVVLERGGRRIGIVGVIHHLTHTMGMTEKVRFLDEVEQLRKEIEQLKSTGVDLIIVLSHCGLDIDRKIARELPEVDVIVGGHSHTFLYNGTTEQFPDRAEDTYPVVVEHGGARGERQRRTLIVQAASYAKYVGRITVYFDENGDIVQWEGNPEFLDESVPQDEQIRRELVPWREQVDVQANRHIGYSAVALSRDDCAWSECNFGNFMTDGYIAHYAAESAKQPTVGAWSEVAIAINTGGGMRTSLRAGNLTFDDLVTAVPFEDTVDSFDLLGHHLLEVFEHSASRYGKTDMMQVSGLKVVYDMRRPEGTRVVSIAVRCKHCSVPRYEPLELDRVYRVATGTYIRKGGSGYTMIPQHATNLRVGPVDVSVLEEYVRKMSPITCGTEGRISVIT; encoded by the coding sequence ATGTCCTcacgacggtgctgctggttgttaGTTTTTGCGGTGTGCCCGTTGTTTGCGGTGCTTTCGGAAGCGGCTGGATTAGTGAAAGTATCTGACACCGAGCCGCCGGTCTTCCCGGTGACGATCATTCACGTGAACGATTTCCATGCCCGTTTCGAGGAgacgaacgagcgatcgacACGCTGCAAGGCGGACGAAGGTGAACGGTGTATCGGTGGGTACGCCCGGATTGTTTCGCGAGTGAAGTCCCTTCGGCAGGAGTACGCCGATCGGAATCCGATCTATTTGAATGCGGGCGATAACTTCCAGGGAACGCTTTGGTACACGTTGCTCCGTTGGAATGTGACGGCGCACTTCCTCAATCTGCTACCGGCCGATGTGATGACGCTGGGGAACCATGAGTTTGAGCATGGAATTGGCGGGTTGGTTCCGTTTCTGGATGTGATCGAGAGCCCGATTGTGGTGGCGAATATTGACGATCGTGAGGAACCGACGATACAGGGCAAGTACCAGAAATCGGTTGTGCTGGAGCGTGGTGGCCGTCGGATCGGAATCGTCGGTGTTATCCATCATCTGACGCACACGATGGGTATGACGGAGAAGGTCCGGTTCCTGGATGAGGTGGAGCAGCTGCGGAAGGAAATCGAGCAACTGAAAAGCACGGGCGTTGACCTAATCATCGTGCTGTCCCACTGTGGCCTGGACATTGATCGTAAAATTGCTCGCGAGCTGCCCGAGGTGGACGTGATCGTCGGTGGCCATTCGCATACGTTTCTGTACAACGGAACAACGGAGCAGTTCCCAGATCGGGCAGAAGATACGTATCCGGTTGTGGTAGAGCATGGAGGAGCACGAGGAGAGCGCCAGCGCCGTACACTGATCGTACAGGCCGCTTCGTACGCGAAGTACGTTGGCCGGATTACGGTGTATTTCGACGAGAACGGTGACATCGTCCAGTGGGAGGGAAATCCTGAATTTCTTGACGAATCCGTACCACAGGATGAACAGATTCGGCGCGAGCTGGTACCGTGGCGGGAGCAGGTTGATGTGCAGGCCAACCGTCATATCGGTTACTCGGCGGTGGCACTGTCGCGCGATGATTGCGCGTGGAGTGAGTGTAACTTTGGTAACTTCATGACCGACGGTTACATCGCACATTATGCGGCCGAGAGCGCGAAACAGCCGACGGTGGGCGCGTGGAGCGAGGTGGCAATTGCCATTAACACGGGTGGTGGCATGCGAACATCACTCCGGGCTGGTAATCTGACCTTTGACGACCTAGTGACCGCGGTTCCGTTCGAGGATACGGTCGATAGTTTCGATCTGCTCGGCCATCACCTTCTGGAAGTGTTTGAGCACAGTGCGAGCCGGTACGGTAAGACGGATATGATGCAGGTTTCCGGATTGAAGGTGGTGTACGATATGCGGCGCCCGGAGGGAACGAGGGTCGTTTCGATAGCGGTCCGTTGCAAGCACTGTTCGGTGCCGAGGTATGAACCGCTGGAGCTGGATCGTGTGTACCGCGTGGCTACCGGGACGTACATCCGGAAGGGGGGCAGCGGTTATACGATGATTCCGCAGCATGCGACCAATCTACGCGTCGGGCCGGTTGATGTTAGTGTCTTGGAGGAATACGTGAGGAAGATGAGCCCCATCACTTGTGGCACGGAAGGGCGTATCAGCGTTATCACGTAG
- the LOC126570843 gene encoding apyrase-like yields the protein MLCTVNAATVQMFRVWPLRIAAFVVVLSSVVVALEQGTVITKPGRETNVIRSSSRSDELYPLTVIHVNDLHARYEETNIVSTRCKPDEGERCIAGYGRTVARVKALQREYADRNPIYLNAGDSFQGTIWYTLLRWNVTSYFLNLLPADAMTLGNHEFDHGVEGLVPFLESITSPMLVANIDDREEPTLQGKYQKSVVLERGGRRIGIIGVIHHATDTLSMTDKVRFLDEVPAINREASSLRQLGVNIIIVLSHCGLAIDQQIARECPEVDVVVGGHSHSLLHNGDASGWPDTPIDSYPIVVDQPAGRKVLVVQAGSYTKYIGHLVVYFDEQGEVVRWEGNTEFLDESFPKDEDIERELPPWRAQVDALAVRPVGNSKVLLSKAECRTAECNFGSFVADAFVDYYTERSESEREWTYAAIGITNDGGLRTSLSAGTLTYEDLVTAIPYENTVDTFELPGRALLEALEYSASRHGTADVLQFSGLRVVFNMTQPAFQRVQHLSVRCQECRIPKYEPLDPNARYRVAIAAWIGNGGNGYQMFADHRSNVRIGPLDIDVFERYVTRMSPIIQGTDGRQQFVN from the coding sequence ATGTTGTGTACCGTGAACGCGGCCACTGTGCAAATGTTTCGCGTGTGGCCACTACGTATCGCCGCTTTTGTGGTCGTGCTATCATCGGTTGTGGTGGCGCTCGAGCAAGGAACGGTCATTACTAAGCCGGGTCGCGAGACGAACGTCATCCGGAGTAGTAGCAGAAGCGACGAGCTATATCCGCTCACCGTGATCCACGTGAACGATCTGCACGCCCGGTATGAAGAGACCAACATCGTTTCCACACGCTGCAAACCGGACGAAGGGGAAAGGTGCATCGCTGGCTACGGGCGGACAGTGGCCAGAGTGAAAGCCCTTCAGCGGGAGTACGCCGATCGGAATCCGATCTATCTAAACGCGGGCGATAGCTTCCAGGGAACGATCTGGTACACGTTGCTCCGTTGGAATGTGACATCGTACTTCCTTAATCTGCTACCGGCCGATGCGATGACCCTCGGGAACCATGAGTTCGATCACGGTGTCGAGGGACTCGTTCCCTTCCTCGAGTCCATCACCAGCCCGATGCTGGTGGCAAACATTGACGATCGCGAAGAACCAACACTGCAGGGCAAGTACCAGAAATCGGTTGTTCTTGAACGTGGTGGCCGCCGGATCGGAATCATCGGAGTGATACACCATGCAACCGATACGCTCAGTATGACGGACAAGGTCCGATTCCTGGATGAGGTGCCAGCAATCAACCGTGAAGCTAGCTCCCTCCGGCAGCTCGGTgttaacatcatcatcgtcttatCGCACTGTGGCctcgcgatcgatcaacaGATCGCTCGTGAATGTCCCGAGGTGGACGTGGTTGTCGGTGGACATTCGCACTCGCTGCTCCACAATGGTGATGCCAGTGGGTGGCCAGATACTCCCATCGATTCCTATCCGATCGTGGTGGACCAGCCAGCTGGCcggaaggtgctggtggttcagGCTGGATCCTACACCAAGTACATCGGCCATCTGGTGGTGTACTTTGACGAGCAGGGTGAAGTGGTACGCTGGGAGGGCAATACGGAGTTCCTGGATGAATCCTTCCCCAAAGATGAGGATATCGAACGGGAATTGCCGCCGTGGCGTGCTCAGGTGGACGCACTGGCGGTCAGGCCGGTGGGAAACAGCAAAGTACTCCTCTCCAAAGCTGAGTGCCGTACGGCGGAATGTAACTTTGGTAGCTTCGTAGCGGACGCATTCGTTGATTACTACACCGAGCGGTCAGAGAGTGAGCGGGAGTGGACGTACGCCGCGATCGGTATCACGAACGATGGTGGCCTCCGGACGTCGCTCAGTGCCGGTACGCTAACCTACGAAGATCTGGTAACGGCCATCCCGTACGAGAACACGGTCGACACGTTCGAGCTACCGGGACGGGCCCTTCTCGAAGCGCTGGAGTACAGTGCCAGCCGTCACGGGACCGCGGACGTGCTTCAGTTCTCCGGACTGCGGGTAGTGTTCAACATGACGCAACCTGCGTTCCAGCGGGTACAGCACCTATCCGTTCGCTGCCAGGAATGCCGCATTCCGAAATATGAACCACTCGACCCGAATGCTCGCTACCGGGTCGCGATTGCGGCCTGGAttggcaacggtggcaacgggtACCAGATGTTTGCGGATCATCGGTCAAACGTGCGCATCGGACCGCTAGACATTGACGTGTTCGAGCGGTACGTCACGCGGATGTCCCCCATCATCCAGGGTACTGATGGGCGGCAGCAGTTCGTGAACTAA